From the genome of Verrucomicrobiia bacterium, one region includes:
- a CDS encoding phage holin family protein: MADETSNPFEWRESLRRIGDSLQVLVRNRLELFAVEWQEEKLRLIRLLCWLVLAGVIGSAGVLIALGALACWLWSRTGYLGVIGLVLLCLAATAVILWKLTQQLRSDAVPFAHTVEEFRKDNSCLKNRD, translated from the coding sequence ATGGCTGACGAAACGTCCAATCCGTTCGAATGGCGCGAGTCACTGCGCCGGATCGGTGATTCACTGCAGGTGCTCGTGCGCAACCGGCTCGAGTTATTTGCGGTCGAATGGCAGGAGGAAAAACTGCGGCTGATCCGACTGCTGTGCTGGCTGGTGCTGGCGGGCGTCATTGGCAGCGCGGGCGTGTTGATCGCGCTCGGCGCGCTGGCTTGCTGGCTGTGGAGTCGGACCGGGTACCTCGGAGTCATCGGCCTGGTGCTGCTTTGTCTGGCGGCCACCGCCGTGATTCTCTGGAAACTGACGCAACAGTTGCGCTCGGACGCCGTGCCCTTTGCCCACACCGTTGAGGAATTTCGCAAGGACAACTCATGTCTGAAAAATCGCGATTAA